A genomic window from Neoarius graeffei isolate fNeoGra1 chromosome 5, fNeoGra1.pri, whole genome shotgun sequence includes:
- the malsu1 gene encoding mitochondrial assembly of ribosomal large subunit protein 1 has protein sequence MALLGCGREFLTRFFHTAVSSGAAALHTLTHTHNAARCFRHLSKSRPLACALFRHTDGSDVAPAARAPSAQQQHGGAVFNLDVLVSLLREENAVDICVIRVPDELKYTEYFIIVSGSSTRHLRAMTQYTNKMYKFLRRDGDPHTRVEGQDCDDWMCIDFGSMVVHFMLPETRERFQLETLWTLRRYEQLTNTTLPHTLPPDFILTHTHAPTHTHAPTHTAS, from the exons ATGGCGCTGCTGGGGTGCGGTAGAGAGTTCCTCACGCGGTTCTTCCACACGGCTGTGAGTTCCGGAGCCGCTgcattacacacactcactcacacacacaacgcCGCGCGCTGCTTCCGGCACCTCAGCAAGTCCCGCCCCCTGGCCTGTGCGCTGTTTCGCCACACTGACGGAAGTGACGTAGCTCCCGCAGCGCGAGCGCCGTCCGCGCAGCAGCAGCATG GTGGAGCTGTGTTTAACCTCGATGTGTTGGTGTCTCTCCTGCGGGAGGAGAACGCAGTGGATATCTGTGTGATCAGAGTCCCAGATGAGCTCAAATACACCGAGTACTTCATCATCGTCAGCGGCTCGTCAACCCGACACCTGAGGGCCATGACACAGTACACCAATAAAatg TACAAGTTCCTGAGGCGAGACGGTGATCCACACACACGTGTCGAGGGTCAGGACTGTGACGACTGGATGTGTATCGATTTTG ggtcgaTGGTGGTCCATTTCATGCTCCCAGAGACGAGAGAAAGGTTCCAGTTGGAGACTCTGTGGACGCTGCGGCGCTACGAACAACTGACCAACACCACGCtcccacacacactgcctcctgacttcatactcacacacacacacgctcccacacacacacacgctcccacacacactgcctcctga